gctgtcttctcttgttgcagagcatggactctaggcctgagggcttcaatagttgctgcacatgggctcagtagttgtggcacgcaggctcagtagtagtgactcatgggctctagagtgcaggctcagtagttgtggtgcaggggcttagttgctctgtgacatgtgggatcttcctggaccagggattgaacccgtgtcccctgcattggcaggtggattcttaaccactgcgccactagagaAGTCCCCTCCCCTTTGTTTTTATCTCTTCTGTCTGCCAggaagttttcaaataatttagtTCAAATACCGAAATACTCAATAAGCAACTACTTGATTTTTAATGATGACTTCAGAGGAATGGTCATCACTAGgtgctttgtttcttttatattataCTTGCACTCATCTCTTGGATTGAATATAGCAataacattttttcatttttgagagCTCTCGAATTCAGTCATTATCCCCAAGAACTAAAAAGAGTTGGTTCTGAATtcaattcaaattaaaatttttgaaacttACCCCAAACAATAcaaaatttggttttatttttgtccttCAGTTACCTAATGTGAAGTTTGGATGAATAAAGTGTGCACAACTACAGGTTTTCTACTTAACTTCTGGGTTTGCTATTAAAAATGCTGTTTACCCTCATATCCTTCTCCTTAGCCCTTCATatttctttgcctctattcttctATACTGCAGATTTTTCTCACCTATTTACAAAGAAATTGTGATGTATATTTTCATGTAACTTGATTGTGGAATTATGTCACCTTAAATAGTgagttcttccaaaatataatatttttccaataaaataaaaaagtaaaataaaataaagtaaaatgagtCTCTTGCagatagcatatagttggattGTGTTTTTTACCCAATTTgccaatctttgtctttttttttttttttttttttttggcgatacgcgggcctctcactgttgtggcctctcccgtagtgcagcacaggctccggacgcacaggctcagtggccatggcccacgggcccagccgctccgcagcatgtgggatcttcccggactggggcacgaacccgtgtcccctgcatcgacaggcggactctcaaccactgcgccaccagggaagccccaatctttgtcttttgattggagattttaatctatttacatttaataagttacatttaaagtaattacttatAAGGAGGAACTTACTTCtgtcattttgctatttttttccatttcccttataggtttttgtccctcatttcctgcatttatttcttttgaattagtttttgtagtgaaacatttaaattcctttctcatttccttttgtgtatattattatttttttaatttttagccatgcctcatggcatgcaggatcttagttccccaaccagggatcgaacccatgccccctacagtggcagcacagagtcttaaccactggacggccagggtaGTCCCTTGTGTATATCCTTTAGCTATttttttgtggttaccatggagatTACATTTAACATCCTAAAGTTAAGACactctaatttgaatttatttcaGTTTACCTTCAATAACACATAAAAACTCTGCTCCTTTGACAGATTTGTTCTCACCCCTTTCCATTGTTGACGTTACaaaattatatctttatacattgtgtgtaatggttatttttttactgtaaaaAGAAACTAACAGTTGGAATatgcaataaaatgaataaatctccagagaattatgctgtgTGCAAAAGCCAATTGCagaaggttacatactgtatgattccatttatataacattcttgaaatgacaaagttatagaaatggaaaacacagattagtggttgtctggGGTTACAGAGGGGGTAAGGGAGTAGGGAGGTGGGTGTGGCTATAATAAGACAACATGAAGtatccttgtggtgatggaagtgttctgtGTCTTaactgtatcaatgtcaatattctggttgtgatattgtattATACTTGGGCAAGATggtaccattgggggaaactgagtAATGGGCACTGTGGATCTCCTTTAGTTATTTCTCACAGCTTCATGTTAATCTATAATTActgtggtgctccaaggacaatggtgcttcaaggacaaaggacgAACCTGACTGAAAAAGTTTCAGGGTTACACCCCCTACCGGACTCTTAATCGCCCTCCCCACTATGTTGTGATGGTTatgaaattcctgagcccacctgggtGACACCTACCTGGGCAATGGgacctgtcccaaataaggaaaggcataTGCCCTGTCCCACTCCCACTCTACAGAAGGAAGGTATATGTGCCTCGACCAATCAGTAAATGAAAATTTCACCTCggaccattcctttgttttctggctataaaaactgatcaatagcacATGTTCGGGCTCAACTCTCCCAGACTACTAGGAAGTCGGCCCGCTCTTCTGGCAGCGACCcttccctctaataaattctatgttctttacattctgccttgtgtctggaaattcttttccaacccgcGTTTGGACCACGACAATTATCTCAGTATaaaaagtttgtttaaaaatacCTGAAAGTATTATcataaaatgttatcatttattAATTCTGTAATTATTTGTTAATTCTGAGTGGTGGTTACAACAGCAGTAATATAGTATGTAGTTATAATAGcacaaagaaaaacacaaccagcaattcatagaagaaaacaaatgaccaataaaaaaatgttcagtcctcaaggaaatagaaattaaaggATAGTGAAATACTATTTTTCATCCACTGatattgcaaatatttaaaaGGTTAAGAACATTTGACCAGGGTGTGAGGAAGTAAGCACTCCAACACACTGTTGGTGAGGTTGTAATACGGTACAAAGTTTTTGGGAGGACAATTTTGTGATCTCTTATCAACAAAACTATGTCCTATAGCAatgatttttagaaaatgaacaagaatttttactgcagcattatttgtaagagCAAATAATTAGGGGGATAGAAATCTTAACCACTTTCATCAGAgtcatggttaaaaaaataaggtgCATTCATTTTATGGAATTTTATTACTGTTAAGAAAAATAAGGTAAAGACTTTCCAATAAGGGAGAAAGCTAAACACATTCCCACTAACCCCCCCCtccctagagacaaatgaaacaacaaagagaactcaaaataaagagaaaactgaagcttctATGAAGTCTTGAGGTAGCACAATCATAAACTGCTAACTCCGAAGAAGAGCTGCCAAAATACACTGAAATTTGGATACAATTCACGAAAGGCAGATCTCTGCTGATCTGACCCTGAGCTCTCCAAAACGCGCAGTTCCGCCCCAAGACCCCCACCAATACTCCTTTACCAGCCTGCCACTGGGGCACTGAACCCCGGTTCAGAGACAAGCCATCAAGGCTGGTATCTGGCAGCAAAGCCGGCGTGGATGAGTAGCGGGgaggagtggaggtggggggtggacgGGGGTGGGGAGGTAGGGTGCCTGGAAGCACACAGACTAGTGGATGGCGTTTCGGGGACAAAGACATGGCAAAGGGGTGCGGTGGCGGTGGCTCCGGCTGCTACCGCtgctgtttcttgttttttcttctttttctttaatatttgaaaCATTTTCGAAGATAAATTCATGGATTGTTTGTgtcatttctttcaaaattctatttttaaaaacagaagcaaaccgATTGGCAGATGCTATGCCGAGGGAAGTCAAGGATCCTAGGTTCGAATCCTGTATCTGATCATAATTCGCTTCGCGACTCAAACTGCGTTAGTTTCACGATCTGTAAAAAATTGATAATCTACACCAGTCACTGGGCCGCGAAGAGGGTCAACGGAAAGAATTTCTCAATTCTGCGGCCCCAATTCGCTCCTAGGTAGAAGCGGCGCCCCAATCAGGTACCGCCGCGCCACGGCCTCGGGGCATCTGGGACTTGTAGTCCGCCCGGCAGAACTCGCTGTCCCGGCAGGCTGCGCGGCGGCGGCAGGGCTACGTGGCGGGGCCGGCTGCCGCTGCGCGGGCAAGTGGGGTAAGATGGCTGCGCAGCGGGGCGTGCGGGTTGTTGGCCTCTGCCCCGGATCCCGGTTGGGTAGGGTCGTTCGGGCCCTCCTGCTACTGCTGTGGTTTGCGGCCCGGGGAGGCGCGCTTTACTTCCACATCGGGGAGACTGAAAAGAAGTGCTTTATTGAGGAGATTCCGGACGAGACCATGGTTATAGGTAcgagggaagggagagagtttTCAAGACCGCGGTCTTGGGGCGGGGTTGCGGGAGGGTCATCTCTTCAGAGCTGGGAGCAGGCGGCGTCGGCGTGCCCTGGCGACCGCGGACTCAGCGCCACCTCGCGTTCCTCTGACTGGGCTCGCCCTGCTTGCCTCCAGGAAACTACCGGACGCAGTTGTATGACAAGCAGCGAGAGGAGTACCAACCGGCCACCCCCGGGCTTGGCATGTTCGTGGAGGTTAAGGACCCAGAGGACAAGGTGAGTCGGCTCCTTAGCCCCGCTGAGCCCTCCGCTCTGAACCTGAGCGCCAGACCAAGCAGGCGCCGGTACTTCCCCTTCTAGTTTGCGCATCTGCTAAACTGGTAAAAACAGTTGGTGTTGTGGGAAGATCCTGGGTTTTCACTCCGGGCTAACCTTGGGCTTTTTCAGTGCTGGCTGCTTCTCTTGTTACTGACCGCTACATGAACCCGCCAAGTCAGCTGCCTTCTCTGAGCCATTTCCTTGGCCTGTGAAATAGAAATTCATCTGTGTTATAGATGTGATGAGTGGATTAATTGTGGTGCTAGAAAACAAAGAGTTTTGTCGACTCTAAAGCTATGACATATAGACTTTAGGATTTCACGGAACAGGGTACTTTCCAAAAAGCATGAGCAGCTTTTAATTTGACAAATAAggatattaaaacaaataaaacaaaaaacaaaaaaacttcaaaaCCGTTCAACTGTCACCTTTCATTTGAAAGAATGACAGCAAAAGAGTTGAAAGGGCATGAGCTATAAATAAAGTAAATCCCTTTCCAAGAGTGGTCACATGCCAACCTAATGTCAGACTCTTCGCCCCTTCTCCAGATAGTTCGAAGGCAAGTTTTTGGCAACTGCTGCTAAGCAGCATTGGAGCTTTTAGTTTTGTGGGATGCCTAGGGCTCTGCTTGTCAACTTTTGAGGCACTTAGAGCCTTATGCACCATTCAGCCCTATTCCTACCATAATACTCACTGAAGTCCCTTCTCTCCAGGTCATCCTGGCCCGGCAGTATGGCTCTGAAGGCAGGTTCACCTTTACCTCCCATACCCCTGGTGAGCACCAGATCTGTCTTCACTCCAATTCCACCAAGTTCTCCCTTTTTGCTGGAGGCATGCTGGTAAGTGGACCCATGTTGGACTCTTTCAGCCTCTAGCCCCTGGTCAAGACTGGGGACTGGTGCTACTGTAGGTGTGAGATGACTATGTCAGATTTTGTGTCTCTTAATACAGCTGGGTTTCTAGTGAACATTCAGGGTGTGGTTACGGAGCTCTTTGTGTATGCTTTGGTTAGAGTATCAGCCAAGGCTTATTCTTGCCCTTGGGCCTAGAGCCCCATAGGGCCAGACACTGAGGAGGCCTCAGTCAGTGTTGgctaaatgaacaaatgaagaaagATGGGAGGACCAGCTGTTAGGCCCTGGCAGGAAGACAGAGCAGGGCTACCTGATTCTCCTATCTtccttgtctgtctgtctccagaGAGTTCATCTGGACATCCAGGTAGGTGAACATGCCAACGACTATGCAGAAATTGCTGCGAAAGACAAGTTGAGTGAGTTGCAGCTACGAGTGCGACAGCTGGTGGAGCAAGTAGAGCAGATCCAGAAAGAGCAGAACTACCAGCGGGTGAGTGGCTGAGCCAGGAGCAGTGGGCTTCCTCCCAGAAGCTGCACACTGACTTAGCCAGGAGTCACATGTCAGATTTATTATGAACCCAAGGGATTTATATGTCTGTGCTGCATTGCAAGTGTAAAAGGTGGGATGGGTATTACtaactactttttttctttcttttttttttttttgcggtacgcgggcctctcactgttgtggcctctcccgttgcggagcacaggctctggacacgcaggctcagcggccatggctcacgggcccagccgctccgcggcatgtgggatcttcccggaccggggcacgaacccgtgtcccctgcatcggcaggcggactctcaaccactgcgccaccagggaagccccactaactACTTTTAATTGAGGAGGCAGTCTCTTAAGGGGCTGTCGTTGTCTTATTAGGAGACACACAAAATGACAGAGCAGGAATTGATACCAACACCTTGGGTGTTATTTCCATGGGTCTCAGTGCTCCCGGGACCAGGGGTTTCAATCTCACCTGTGTCCAGGAGGCAGGCAGGTACCATGAATGGATCTGTGACCATAATGACGGGTAGAATAGTGACCTATCTAAATGGAAACAGCTACTGTGGTCAGCTGAGGGCAGCATTGCAGAATTGCTAGCCCAGGGTTTTAAGAGGCACTTAGAGGTCCCGgttttttatgtaaaaaattcTGGGTTTTAAATGTTGTCAAAACACTGTGTGAGCCAACAAAAACGTGTATGGGCTCCATCCAGCCCCTGGACCACCAATTTGTAACCTGTGCACACAATCTTCAAGGAGCAGTTTGGGAGACCCAGGCAGAGGGCTCAGAGCAAGTCCACTTCTGAGCGTTCCAGGACAGCTCTGTCTGATAGGGTGATACCACAGCCACTTTACCACTCCCACAGGCATCAGGGTAGGACCAGGTAAGGCTgtaccttacagatgaggaaatagaccTAGGAGAAATGAGTGGGTTGCCTGAGGTCATCTGGCTGGTGAGGGTGAAGGTGGGGTGGCTTTTTTCGGGCACTTGACTGGAACCTGGGCAAAGTTAGTTGGCCCTGGGACATCCTCTGGGGAGGGAACCCAGCAGTTCTAGTGGCCCCACGTGGGGCCCAGCCAACTCAGGCTCgtcttcctttctcccctcccacAGTGGCGAGAGGAACGCTTCCGGCAGACCAGCGAGAGCACCAACCAGAGGGTGCTGTGGTGGTCTATCCTGCAGACCCTCATTCTCGTAGCCATCGGCGTCTGGCAGATGCGACACCTCAAGAGCTTCTTTGAAGCCAAGAAGCTGGTGTAGCCGACCCAGGCTTCCCAGGCCATCCTTCCTCCCCGGCTGGGGAAGCAGGGGCCTCCTGGACTGACTTCTCCGGAAGGAGGCCTGGTCCCCAGCCATGGGTGTCTGCAGGGGAGAGGGGCCACAGCACAAGCTGAGGGTAGCAGCTTGGCTGGCTAATACTGAGCAGGTGGTAGGGTAAatgcctgccccctcccctgggccCTTTGCAGTAATCTGAAGCCACTGGGAGCCCTACTGACACCTCAGAATCACAGTGTTACTGATCAGGGATGTGAGCCTATTGTCTGGGatgactggggggaggggagtgggtggGCAAGCCAAGTCTTCCTTCTGTCTTCCTTTCCTAACTTGGAATTTTGACCAGGTTGGGGTGTGATTCCCTGCCACCCAGGAAACTTCACTATTCCCTCCTTGGGCCTAGACCCAGCCTGCTGATCCAGGGTGTGTGTGTCAATTGAGGGTGGGTTAGAGGGAGTTGCAGTGTGGGAAGGTAGCCCTGAGGTGGACCCCGGGTTCTTCACATGGTTGTTCTTTTGGGGACTAGAGAAACTGGGGTTAGGCCAAATAGAGGCCTTGGTGCTGGTTGGGGATGGGGCCTGCAGAGTCTTAGttagtgatttcattttcaatAAGTTTAGGTTTGTTACATTGGtttcccaataaaaaaaaaattaacttcttgTCCAGTGTAAAGTTACTCTACTGTCAGTGGGCATAGCACTGCAACGTGCTTGAGGGAGTGTCAGTTTTTCCAGTGGGCAAAGCACTTCATATTCTAAGATGAGTACCCACCTGTGAACTTCATACTTCTCATCCTCTCCATCCCCTCCAGTGACGGTGGTGGTTTTGCCCAAGACCATCCAACAAGTGAAAAGTAGGTGGACAGAATTGTTGTG
This window of the Mesoplodon densirostris isolate mMesDen1 chromosome 3, mMesDen1 primary haplotype, whole genome shotgun sequence genome carries:
- the TMED9 gene encoding transmembrane emp24 domain-containing protein 9, with product MAAQRGVRVVGLCPGSRLGRVVRALLLLLWFAARGGALYFHIGETEKKCFIEEIPDETMVIGNYRTQLYDKQREEYQPATPGLGMFVEVKDPEDKVILARQYGSEGRFTFTSHTPGEHQICLHSNSTKFSLFAGGMLRVHLDIQVGEHANDYAEIAAKDKLSELQLRVRQLVEQVEQIQKEQNYQRWREERFRQTSESTNQRVLWWSILQTLILVAIGVWQMRHLKSFFEAKKLV